Proteins from one Mytilus galloprovincialis chromosome 11, xbMytGall1.hap1.1, whole genome shotgun sequence genomic window:
- the LOC143051005 gene encoding uncharacterized protein LOC143051005, giving the protein MVKPAGKMRLLSLHYDLEKNKILKNPSSVFSWTQTNNTSVEQSLSKTDEVTVQRVDTYEFRWDKAIKVSASMTANVGIPIVGKTDITISSEISASMGSTAGTKTSKTEKWVAEYPSKIPPYSAVTVTSKLTEGKFNMPFTAILCYGDDTDHKITEKGVFYGCQYFDFHTEFNETKLPKPK; this is encoded by the exons ATGGTg AAACCTGCCGGAAAGATGAGGCTGTTAAGTCTTCATTATgacttggaaaaaaataaaatcctcaaGAACCCCTCATCTGTCTTCAGCTGGACTCAAACGAATAATACATCAGTAGAGCAGTCTCTATCAAAAACAGACGAAGTGACAGTACAAAGAGTAGATACGTACGAGTTTAGATGGGACAAAGCAATTAAAGTGTCAG CATCAATGACAGCAAATGTTGGAATTCCAATAGTTGGTAAAACAGATATTACTATTAGTTCTGAGATATCTGCTAGTATGGGAAGTACTGCAGGCACTAAAACGTCAAAAACTGAGAAATGGGTTGCTGAGTATCCATCAAAAATTCCACCGTATTCTGC AGTCACGGTGACATCAAAACTTACCGAAGGAAAGTTCAACATGCCATTCACAGCAATATTGTGTTACGGAGACGACACGGACCACAAAATAACAGAAAAAGGCGTGTTTTATGGATGTCAGTATTTTGATTTCCATACTGAATTTAACGAAACAAAACTGCCGAAGCCAAAATAA